Sequence from the Argentina anserina chromosome 7, drPotAnse1.1, whole genome shotgun sequence genome:
CTTTGTATTCCTCTCCACCAGATACAATCAAAACGATAAAAGTTAAATCGACCATGAACTATCTCCAGAGCTATTTAGTATTGACGATCGATGATAGGGGTACCTCCTCTGGTTGAGTGGCCAGTCACTCTTGTCACATCGTCGTCAACTCCTCAGGTACGTTTTTACCACGGTCTCACAGCCAAGGGGCTATCTTCTTTTCTATATtgttaattttctatttttttatgtGGGAAGGATTCATAAAGGGGCAGGAACATTGCCAAAAGTGACATAGGTTCAGAGGGATTTACTAATTTGACATTGGACCTTACTTTTTCAATACATGTTTGTGTTGGATGTTGTagaaagattaaaaaaaatgttgctTTAGGTCAGGTACTTGCTATGTCTGATAACTCGGGATCTCTGATATGTTCTCATTGTTTCGTTATAGATGCCTACAAAAACTGAAATATGGATTATTAGTTGGAAAAAAGTGAGGTAGTAAAAGTATGGATTTGCAAGTTTGAATAGGTACGTAGCATTTAACTAAGTAAACTGTGTTAATAGAAGGTCTCATACTCTCATTACACTTATCACAGGTTATTGTCATTAGATGTTACATTGTGCTTGGAGGAGAACGTTTATGTGTTAAGATATTCAAGATTGCATTCTCTGCCTGCTATTAATATATATGGGCAACTTATGTTTATTTGATTAGGgttcttattcttttatctTAAAAATGGATTTTTACGtgtttatttttctccttCAAGATGGATTTTTGCGtgcttatttttctctttcaagATGGATTTTTGCTCCAGCGTTATGCACCATTTGAAAACTCTTTAGACAAATAAGTTGTCTTATATGACTTCTCTTAGTTCTCTATGCTTTTTTTATTAGTTGTACGCATcacttttttttgtctttatcAGTTGATATCCTGTGGTTATTCACTATGATTCATATGATGCTAAGATATGCAGTAGATGTCAGATGCAGTGCCAGTACATCTCAGCACCAGTTTAACCATTTGAGGGAATGTAATGAATTATATCTTACCATTATTTTGACCAATAAGAAACAACTTTGGTTAGAATGAGAATTGTAAATAGGTTCACAAGTTTGATTTTTCAAACATGTAAATCCATGAGTCTAGTTGGAATAGCAAATTTTGAAAGTATGTACATAATCATGTAATAAATATATCTCATATTATGTTCTTTATCTGTTTATATGGGAATCGCAATGCTTCGAGTCTCTTTATCTTCAGGAGTGTGTTCTACAAGTTATTTATACCTCTAATCATATCCATGTGATTTCTATTGTTTTGAGAAACCATGGTAGAATATGGGAAGAATGAGATGTGTGTGCACAATATCCTACTGCTATTTCAGTAGGGAATTACAATGCAGGAAATGACATTACAATTATGAAGATATAAAAACCATCTTCTCAAACTAGTGATCTAATTACtattttgaagatatatattcaCAATACACTGATATTTGAAGGTAGGTTCTGATCATTTACATTGGCAGTCATACTTGATGATGACTTGCACTCATACTTGATCATTTACAGCGACATTGTTGTAGGGTCTTAAAATAGAATGCAAAAGAATCTATCAAAATCTAAATAAATCTTGCTAGTAGAATGCATTAGAGTATGTGGAAATCTATATGGAATCAAAACCCATAGAGTCTGCACAATCTATGGAATATAAAAAGTCATGCAACTTCTTTTAAAATCCAGATTGAATACAACCCCTTAAAGTGATGAGATCTCTCATGTAGGCAAATGTTGAAGTGTATGATTGACAAAAGCTAGCCAGTGTTCCTCTATAAAGTATAAATAAAGAGCTTGTGAGACATCTTCATGATCATTCCCTGACCGAAAACCTTTCCCGAAACTCTGCTCAATTCACTTTCTAGATTTCCAATACTTACAAGGCCGTGACCATCATCCATCCACCACTCTACAAGCTCTAAGGCGCTAAGTCAAGGACGCTCCACCACCATAGCAAAGACGAGTTCATCACTTTGTTGTCAATCCGCTATGGAACACTTCAAAGTGTTACTATGTCTTTAGccatttttattcaattcttGTATGTAAAAACATGTGAATTATTTTGTGATTTGCTTGTTTGGATTTGCAAGTTGTGTAATTGGAGAAATGGAATTttcagaatatttttattaatatttttgAGATTTTTAGTATATTATTACGTAAATTTCAATAATTATTTGATGATGCATGTTGCAATTTTGTGCCCTTTTATGTGTTTAGGAAAATGTTTTTAGTTAGGTTTATAAGTTTGCATGCTAGAATCACGCTAagtatttttgtgtgtttgtttAATTTACCAAGGGTGGTTGTTATTTGTTAGACACAAAGTAAACGGATAATAATTAGTGCTACAAAGTGGTGAAAAAATCATGCTTCAATGGTTGAACAATTCTAGAAACAACATGTTAATTGCTATGTGCAATGGTTAATATGCATGTTTGAGTCCATTCTTTAGTTAGATAGACTACTATTTGAGAGAATTACACCAAGTGTTTTCTATAATTAGTAGTATTAAGCATGGTACGTAAGGACTTTTCCGATCCAAGTCTAGATTAGAAAGAATTAGATAAATGACTTTGACCTATAAAGCTTTTCATTAGGTTCTTATCTGTACATTTAAGGAAGGCACAATTTTGTAGCATGTTGAAAtgaattatttgtttttacaCTTAATAATTTACGAGTGGTGTTAATTCAGGTTAAGGAAGTCGATCATTgtatctatttttatttttatttttattgtccATAGATTAGGAACCAAATTTCTAAACCCCCAACTTTActgttttatttattaattgaCCTTTAATAGTTTAAGGTACCTTAACAATCCCCGGATATAACTATCATTGTTGTCTTATACTAACAATGACAATTTTGCAGGGTTAATTATGAGGCTAATTTCGGCCGCATCAATATAACATAATACATAGTTAGCACCAAAGaaatatttacatttttttggtattacacgtttttttttaatttttgtacGAATAATGTtacataaatcacattttgTCCATGGATTGACTTGCATTCTTGATAAAATCCTAAAATGAGCTATACATACATGAACTTCTCATAAGAAGTTGCAGTCTTGCAGACCCTCAACAGGATATCGTGAGTAACTAAAGGAACTGTGAACCGATTTATTAAAATCAGAGAGGGTTGGAATGAGCTAAAATTGCCATTACCAGTTAAGTAGTTTGAAGTCTAGAATACTTTTTAAGTCCTTAGCATAATACAATGAGATATTTGGGGAAATTAAAAGAAGCGAAGCAATTTACTTAGTAGAATTGTTGTGCGTACGTAAATTAATTTGACCTATGTGTATACTTTGCTTTGTCTCAGATAGGGGCATAGAGTAAGAGCATGCACAAGCATGTTCATCAAACCAAAATGTCAAATACGATTTCATGCGAGTCAAATAACTCGGGATCATTTTTGCCACAACAATGTCTAAACAGAGTTAAAAGcattattttcaatttctcTTACTATTGCCTGAATAAACTTACATTATTCAATAGGGTCTCTGCACCATCTACTTTTACGTTTAGTGCATGTGGATGGTTCGGCCCTGCAACAGAATGAATGAGATCAAAAACTATATTGATCGGTATGCATTTTACTGAAAATGTTTGTTTTGTAAGTTTGAGCACTAATGTTGAACGTACGCTATAAACTAACACATTTACCCTCCTACagaatacttggtgagaacaTAGCAGTCTCGTTCTACATGGACATGGCGATCAAATAAGCAGGGATGTATAGTACTCTCGTATCAGCGCTATGTGGCAGAACTTATGGATAAAGAAATGCGACCATGGAGGTAAAGGCCGTCATGAGGTCATCACAAACTATGTAATGAAATGTGAGTAACGCAAAAATGCATCAACTACCGTGAGTACCgtcccatatatatataaaccatAGATGATCGCAGCTCCTTACGATTGTGATACAGCAAAGATACAGTGATACATGGCTATGTAAATATCAGATTTGGGATTAATACTATGTAAATCTCCAACTCACCCCTCCCCTCCCATCCCATCTATCTCTTCCTTGTCCTTCTCTCATTTGAGTCATTTCCCTCCAATCAATCCAATAATCAACTGGAATTCAACCCAAACAAAGAGAAAGACAAAGACAAACTTGCCCCATCTATTCAGATGTGGCGCCCTTTTGGCGAGGTTGGatcaaaattgtaaaaaggggCATTTCTGTCATTCGCTATCTTCCCGTGCCAGGCTTTGGAGTCCCATTTATCCCTAAATGTGACAAACTTTAGGTTACCATCTACTCAAAAAAAACTTTAGGTTACCATATTGTGAataattttactattttagATCCGGTTTACAATTTCGAGTTAAAGTAGGTTTTCCTAGTCCTAGATGGATTCTATCTAAACTCATATATAAGAAGCTATGGCTGTTACTGAGTACCGTACAGACGACCAAACAAAATCACACAAGTGAAAGCACGTTATGGCTCACTTACCGGACATTGTTATCAACCAAATCTTCCGAATGGTTGACACCAAAACCGCTGTCCGCATGAGCTTTCTTTCTAAGCAATGGGAAGGCATGTTGTCTTCACTCCCCGTGATAGATTTTGACGAGGGTGATTATCAACAGTTCCACAAAGACGAGTTGTCGATTCAGCACAACCAGTTCATCAACATCTTACATGATTATTTGAAAGTATGTGTCAAAGATCGCGAAGCAAAACCGACAACCCTCTTGGATAAATTTAGGCTTCGGATGACAAGATACTCATCCAGAGACGCCAGTATTGTGTATAAGTTACTGTCTTGTTCAATCGAGAGAGGAGTGAAAGAGTTAGATATCAGCCTTGGAGGGTTTACCGTGAAACGTTACTACTACCTGTGCCGGACCAACCTTATCAATGCAAAAACTCTGATCACTCTAAATTTGGAGCATGTTAGAATGAAGAACATTGACAGTTTTGTCGAGCCTATTGACTACTCTGTCTCTGTGCGCCTTCTTCCTTCTTTGAAAACCATGTCTCTTAAAACTGTTCAATTCGATCACAatgctctcttcttcttaGTTTGGGAATGCCCTTACATTGAGCATCTATCGTTAGCTTCATGTTCTTTTGAATTCCCCGAGATTCTTCTTAAAAGTCATACACTCAAATCCATGGAAATTAAGAACTGCAAGGCTTCGAAAGCTGAACTTCACCTCGAACATCTTGAATCTCTTACCATCATTTCATCAGACTTTCCGTTGACAAGTGTGGACTTGAAAAGATGCTTGGAATTGAAACATGTGAGTATTTATGCTCAGTACTTGGAACGTTTATTTTTACATGGAGAATGTCATGCTGTCAAAGCCATAATCGATGCTCCAGCTCTAAGTTTTATTGGTTACACAGGTCATCTGGAGTCCAAAGTTTCTTTAAAAGCTCCAAATTTATATAATTCATATATCGAACCGTTGAAGGAAGAGTTACCACCGTTCACTGAGCCATGGAAGCATGttcaaaaactgaaaaaatttCTTCAACAATTTGGTAATTGCAAGGAGATGACCCTCTGTGTTGACCATTTTGAGGATCTCATATTTCCAGAGGATTTCAGAAAGACCTCGGCTTCACCAATATTGCCAAATCTTGAATTTGTTGAACTTGCAATTCAGAACCCTCCTACATATGAGAGAGATAAGCAAGACTTGAAGGACTCCTTGCATTGGATGGCACCTGCTCTAACTTCAGAACCCTCCTacatatgagagagagagagagagagagagagagacttgaAGGACTTAATTTTACCACCTTTTTCTCTGTTTTGGTCTCGCCTCTGACCACTGTAATTTGTACCACCACAACcgccaacgatgtaaaaaGGGCAATGGCattgaaaatgaagaagatttTGAATGGAGGAGTGTTCACTACCACAGCAATCACATCATTGTTATCACCACCGGGCACATTGAAGATAGCTGCAAAAGCAAGCAAATAGAACAGCCACAACAGTGACTGAGTTCGTCACATTGTTGATTCCTTCTCTATGGAGCTTCCTGAGATCTTTCGAAATATTCTGAacattgttttttgtttttttgtttgtttgttcaaGCTGGATATGAACATCATTCTTGATCTGAGTCACTGTCTTTCTCAATTCATCCCTTGGTTGATTCAGTTCATTAGCTCTAACTTCTGCTGATTCTTCTGAAAGTGGAAGCTCTTCAGCAATGTCAAGAGCAGTTTTGTGGTCCCTGTTCAGTGCATTAACATTGCTGTCTGGTAGGGATAACAACTTAATTACTATCTGCAAGGAAAGACTAAAAAAATAGTTAGTGCAATCATTTCATAATTTCAATTGATCAATTTACTTACTCAAATTAAAGGATAGATGTTAAGCAtccaattaaagaaatatatatcatatttgaaaaagagaagaaagctTTTGCACAAACTGAGAACAACTGTGCGCAAAAGCTAGTGAGTTTATATTAGTTTTCTTGGGCTAAAACTAAAGTATGCAGGAAATACAGAAAAGTGACAGAAGCAAAATATTGACTCTACAGGAGCTGCAAACCCATGTTTGAGAGGAACAATGCTAAAGATGATGGAAAATCTAAGCCAATTTAATCACATTTTCACACCCGGCAAGCAAATAAGAAGTTAAAGTTCATTGTAATTATATTAACATCAAGAAGTTAGTTTAATTCAAAAACTGGCATTGATTGTTACACAGGTTTAGCTCATCTTATAGCTATTACATGTAGAAATCATATAATGAGTAaaaaaaggactttgaaaaagAAACTGAATCTCAGAATAAATGGTTAAACACATAGGATAGGCCAATAGAATAGGTAAGTAAACTTATGTACATAATAAAAACAAACAGAAGTTCTCGCGCACAATGGTGGAACTCCAAAGCTTTTTGGGGAGGTAAGCAAAAAAGGTAAATCATCGGGCAAATATAAAGTACCTCAGCTCACTTCTTCCTGGTGGCTACATGCAATGCAATGTTACCAAATTTGTCAGGAAGCATCACAATTGCAGTTTTGCCCTTTCACCATAAAGAAGCAGTTTCACCACCTCACAGCTTGTCCCTTTCACAGCCATATGCAAGGCAGTTTGCCATTTCTTGTCAGTCCTTCGAGCCAACTGTGGATCCCTATCTAGCAATATTCCTACAATCTCCACATGCCCTGGTTTGCAGCCAGATGCAATGCATTCTTCCCATTTGCCTTTGATATCTCCAACAAGGTAGAATCCTTTGACAAGAGTTCATCAACCACACCACAGCTATATGCCCTCTTTGAGCTGCAGATATAAGTGCCGTTGCATTGGATGGGCCAGTTGTCTTGCTTAGGCCGGGG
This genomic interval carries:
- the LOC126803708 gene encoding putative F-box protein At3g58860, which encodes MAHLPDIVINQIFRMVDTKTAVRMSFLSKQWEGMLSSLPVIDFDEGDYQQFHKDELSIQHNQFINILHDYLKVCVKDREAKPTTLLDKFRLRMTRYSSRDASIVYKLLSCSIERGVKELDISLGGFTVKRYYYLCRTNLINAKTLITLNLEHVRMKNIDSFVEPIDYSVSVRLLPSLKTMSLKTVQFDHNALFFLVWECPYIEHLSLASCSFEFPEILLKSHTLKSMEIKNCKASKAELHLEHLESLTIISSDFPLTSVDLKRCLELKHVIWSPKFL